In Lactobacillus sp. PV012, one genomic interval encodes:
- a CDS encoding DHH family phosphoesterase gives MNTFDEIYEKIKEYPTIIIHRHTSPDPDALGSQAGLARSLKLAFPDKKILCAGEEVGDLDWINAMDEVTDADYQGALVITVDTANTPRVSDQRYDQGDLLIKIDHHPDVDPYADMSYVDPEKPAAAEIVYDFLKAEKLPLPKEVAYPLYAGIVGDTGRFMYSETSPHTFEVAAELANTGININEIARNISDVSLAQAKLQNSVIDLMKFDPSGAAYAIITQEQLKKLGMTFEQASVTVSTPGRIKEIMAWNVFVENPDGTYRVHYRSKGPIINQLAAKHDGGGHALASGAKAKDLDEVKQVFEELVEVVRDYNNEHRTNK, from the coding sequence TTGAATACTTTTGATGAAATTTACGAAAAGATAAAAGAATATCCAACAATAATTATTCACCGTCATACTAGTCCTGACCCAGATGCATTAGGTTCTCAAGCTGGATTAGCGAGATCCTTAAAACTTGCTTTTCCTGATAAAAAGATTTTATGTGCTGGAGAAGAAGTAGGAGATTTGGATTGGATTAACGCTATGGATGAGGTAACAGATGCAGATTATCAAGGAGCATTGGTAATTACAGTGGATACTGCCAATACTCCAAGAGTTTCTGATCAACGTTATGATCAAGGCGATTTATTAATAAAAATAGATCACCATCCAGATGTAGATCCATATGCAGATATGAGCTATGTAGATCCAGAAAAACCAGCAGCTGCAGAGATCGTATATGACTTCTTAAAAGCTGAAAAACTTCCGCTTCCTAAGGAGGTAGCTTATCCTTTATATGCAGGAATTGTTGGGGATACTGGGAGATTCATGTACTCTGAAACAAGTCCCCATACTTTTGAAGTTGCAGCTGAATTAGCAAACACTGGAATTAATATTAATGAAATTGCTCGTAATATTTCTGATGTGTCTTTAGCACAGGCTAAACTACAAAATTCAGTAATTGATTTGATGAAATTTGATCCAAGCGGGGCTGCATATGCGATTATTACCCAAGAACAATTAAAGAAATTAGGAATGACTTTTGAACAAGCTTCAGTTACTGTGTCTACTCCTGGAAGAATCAAAGAAATTATGGCATGGAATGTTTTTGTAGAAAATCCTGATGGAACTTACCGAGTTCATTATCGCTCTAAAGGCCCCATTATTAATCAATTAGCTGCAAAGCATGATGGAGGTGGACATGCATTAGCTAGTGGTGCTAAAGCAAAAGATCTCGATGAAGTAAAACAAGTATTTGAAGAATTAGTAGAAGTTGTGAGAGATTATAACAATGAACACAGAACAAACAAGTAA
- a CDS encoding DEAD/DEAH box helicase, with translation MNTEQTSNLFQDEKIRPELRTGLKKIDFKNPTEVQGAVIPKLLIGDNVVVQAATGSGKTHAYLIPILNMIDEQAPVTQAVVTAPSRELANQLYKVARQLRDAAGLDISIEYLGGGNDRSRQIAKAENRAPQLIIATPGRLHDFVSKKVISLEKVKAFVIDEADMTLDMGFLQNMDEVMSKLPKDAILSAFSATIPVKLENFLRKYMTKPEFIVIDNPAVIAPTIQNDLIDVGSKDKKELLYKLLTMGQPYLALVFANTKKTVDDLAAYLENQGLKVAKIHGGITERERKRIIRQVREGQYQYVVASDLAARGIDVPGVSLVINYEIPKELEFVIHRIGRTGRNNLPGHAITLIYDDEMADVEDLEKLGIHFDFKELKNGELVERTHHHRRENRRVRNHKLDNRMVGMVKKAKKKRKPGYKKKIQEAIKKDRQQKRKLEERHLVRKAKRKRKREREQARNNFEN, from the coding sequence ATGAACACAGAACAAACAAGTAATCTTTTTCAAGATGAAAAAATTAGGCCAGAATTAAGAACAGGTCTTAAAAAAATTGATTTTAAAAATCCTACGGAAGTACAAGGAGCAGTTATTCCTAAGCTTTTAATAGGTGATAATGTTGTAGTACAAGCAGCAACAGGATCTGGAAAAACTCATGCTTATTTAATTCCAATTTTGAATATGATCGATGAGCAAGCTCCAGTAACGCAAGCTGTAGTAACTGCACCAAGTAGAGAATTAGCAAACCAACTTTATAAGGTTGCCCGTCAGCTTAGGGATGCAGCTGGTCTAGATATTTCTATTGAATATTTAGGTGGGGGTAATGACCGCTCACGTCAAATAGCTAAAGCTGAAAATAGAGCTCCTCAATTGATAATTGCTACTCCGGGACGATTACATGACTTTGTTTCTAAGAAAGTGATTAGTTTAGAAAAGGTAAAAGCCTTTGTAATAGATGAAGCAGATATGACGCTTGATATGGGCTTTTTACAAAATATGGATGAAGTAATGAGTAAATTGCCAAAAGATGCCATTTTAAGTGCATTTTCTGCTACTATTCCAGTTAAATTAGAGAACTTTTTAAGAAAGTATATGACTAAGCCGGAATTTATAGTGATTGATAATCCAGCAGTCATTGCTCCAACTATTCAAAATGATTTAATTGATGTTGGTTCTAAAGATAAAAAAGAGTTGTTGTACAAATTACTAACGATGGGTCAGCCATATTTGGCACTTGTTTTTGCTAATACTAAAAAAACAGTTGATGACTTGGCAGCCTATCTGGAAAACCAAGGTCTCAAAGTTGCTAAGATCCATGGTGGAATTACTGAAAGAGAAAGAAAAAGAATTATCCGCCAGGTGCGTGAAGGCCAGTATCAATATGTGGTAGCTAGTGATTTAGCTGCTAGAGGAATTGATGTACCTGGGGTAAGTTTGGTAATAAATTATGAAATTCCTAAGGAACTTGAATTTGTAATTCACCGGATAGGAAGAACTGGTCGTAATAATTTACCAGGTCATGCGATTACGTTAATTTATGATGATGAAATGGCTGATGTGGAAGATTTAGAAAAGCTTGGTATCCATTTTGATTTTAAAGAATTAAAAAATGGGGAATTAGTGGAGAGAACTCACCACCATCGTCGTGAAAATCGCCGTGTAAGAAATCACAAACTTGATAACCGAATGGTTGGAATGGTTAAAAAGGCTAAAAAGAAGCGTAAACCAGGCTATAAGAAGAAAATTCAAGAAGCAATAAAAAAAGATCGTCAGCAAAAGCGAAAATTAGAAGAAAGACACTTAGTTCGTAAAGCTAAGAGAAAGCGTAAGCGTGAGCGTGAACAAGCTAGAAACAACTTTGAAAACTAA
- the alaS gene encoding alanine--tRNA ligase, with translation MKKLTSAQVRQMFLDFFKEKGHMVMQSASLIPQDDPTLLWINSGVATMKKYFDGSVVPKNHRITSSQKSIRTNDIENVGKTARHQTFFEMLGNFSVGDYFKKEVIPWAWEFLTSPKWLGLDPNKLYVTIYPKDTDAYHMWHDVVGLPDDHIVKLEENFWDIGEGPCGPDSEIFYDRGQENNDVAEDDPENFPGGENARYLEIWNIVFSQYNHLPNGEYVDQPHKNIDTGMGLERVVSIIQDAPTNFETDLFMPLIHATEKLSDDKKYATNAEDDVAFKIIADHVRAVSFAIGDGALPSNSGRGYVLRRLIRRADLNGQRLGIKGAFLYKLVSVVGEIMKSHYPEIVDQQEFIQKVIKNEEERFQETLSSGLNLLDNLITKAKADGSNKISGKDAFKLFDTYGFPYELTFEAAQDAGLEVDKDGFDKEMQAQKDRARNARGNLQSMGSQDETLMNIKDKSEFEYGTLQEDHAKLIDIIVDDQLVDSADGDHATLIFDKTPFYAERGGQVADHGEILNQKGELVAKVTDVQHAPNDQNLHFVDVVLPLKKNEEYILKVDQKRRRGLKHNHTATHLLHAALREVLGEHTHQAGSLVEPDYLRFDFTSLEPMTKAELANVEKLVNEKIWEEIPVQTTVTDPETGLKMGALALFGEKYGDSVRVVKIDDFSTEFCGGTHSENTAQIGMLKIVSESAVGAGVRRIIAVTGPEAYNYVTEHDEILKKVQDQVKAPKVEEVQAKVTNLEDDLKASQKEVAQLKAKINQAKAGDIFNKVREVKDLSIIAEIVDVEGMGDLRNLADNWKSSNKSDILVLAADVNGKANMVISLDDKALKAGLKAGDLIKAAAPLFGGGGGGRPNMAQAGGKNPAGLKDAIEKVISEVESKQN, from the coding sequence ATGAAGAAATTGACTAGTGCACAAGTACGTCAAATGTTCTTAGACTTTTTTAAAGAAAAGGGTCATATGGTAATGCAAAGCGCATCCCTTATTCCTCAAGATGACCCAACTTTACTCTGGATTAATTCTGGAGTTGCAACAATGAAGAAATACTTTGATGGTTCAGTTGTACCAAAGAATCATCGAATTACTTCTTCTCAAAAATCAATTAGAACAAATGATATCGAAAATGTCGGTAAAACTGCTCGTCACCAAACCTTCTTTGAAATGCTTGGTAACTTTTCAGTTGGTGATTACTTTAAAAAAGAAGTTATTCCTTGGGCATGGGAATTCTTAACTAGTCCTAAATGGTTAGGATTAGATCCAAATAAGTTATATGTTACAATTTATCCAAAAGATACCGACGCTTACCACATGTGGCATGATGTAGTAGGTTTACCAGATGACCATATTGTTAAATTAGAAGAAAATTTCTGGGATATTGGTGAAGGTCCTTGTGGTCCTGATTCAGAAATTTTTTATGACCGCGGTCAAGAAAATAATGATGTTGCTGAAGATGATCCAGAAAACTTCCCAGGTGGAGAAAATGCGCGTTACTTGGAAATCTGGAATATTGTTTTCTCACAATACAACCACTTGCCAAATGGTGAATATGTAGATCAACCTCATAAAAACATTGATACCGGTATGGGATTAGAACGTGTGGTATCAATTATTCAAGATGCTCCAACTAACTTTGAAACTGACTTATTTATGCCTTTGATTCATGCCACTGAGAAGTTAAGTGATGATAAAAAATATGCTACTAATGCTGAAGATGATGTAGCATTTAAGATTATTGCCGATCATGTTCGTGCAGTAAGTTTTGCTATTGGAGATGGGGCTCTTCCATCTAACTCAGGCCGTGGTTATGTTTTACGTCGCTTAATTAGACGTGCAGATTTAAATGGTCAACGATTAGGAATTAAAGGTGCCTTTTTATATAAATTGGTTTCTGTAGTTGGCGAAATCATGAAGAGCCATTATCCAGAAATTGTTGATCAGCAAGAATTTATTCAAAAGGTAATTAAGAACGAAGAAGAGAGATTCCAAGAAACTTTATCTTCAGGATTGAACTTATTAGATAATTTAATTACAAAAGCTAAAGCAGATGGCTCAAATAAGATCAGTGGTAAAGATGCCTTTAAGTTATTTGATACTTATGGCTTCCCATATGAATTAACTTTTGAAGCTGCTCAAGATGCAGGTTTGGAAGTAGATAAAGATGGTTTTGATAAGGAAATGCAAGCCCAAAAAGATCGTGCGCGCAATGCACGTGGTAACTTGCAATCTATGGGATCACAAGATGAGACTTTGATGAACATCAAAGATAAGAGTGAATTTGAGTATGGAACTTTACAAGAGGACCATGCTAAGTTGATCGATATTATCGTTGATGACCAATTAGTAGATAGTGCTGATGGAGATCATGCAACATTAATTTTTGATAAAACTCCATTCTATGCAGAACGTGGTGGTCAAGTTGCAGATCATGGTGAAATTTTAAATCAAAAGGGCGAATTAGTTGCTAAAGTAACTGATGTACAACATGCACCAAATGATCAAAACTTACATTTTGTTGATGTTGTTTTACCTTTAAAGAAAAATGAAGAATATATTTTAAAGGTTGATCAAAAACGTCGTCGCGGCTTAAAGCATAACCATACTGCAACTCACTTATTGCATGCTGCTTTGCGTGAAGTTTTAGGAGAACATACTCACCAAGCAGGATCTTTAGTTGAACCAGATTATTTGAGATTTGACTTTACTAGTCTAGAACCAATGACTAAAGCAGAGCTAGCTAATGTTGAAAAATTGGTGAATGAAAAGATTTGGGAAGAAATTCCGGTTCAAACAACAGTTACTGATCCAGAAACAGGACTTAAAATGGGAGCTCTTGCCTTATTTGGTGAAAAATATGGTGACAGTGTTCGTGTAGTAAAAATTGATGACTTTTCAACTGAATTTTGTGGCGGTACTCACTCAGAAAATACTGCTCAAATTGGCATGCTTAAGATTGTTTCAGAATCAGCAGTTGGTGCAGGAGTTAGAAGAATTATTGCAGTAACTGGACCAGAAGCTTATAATTATGTGACTGAACATGATGAGATCTTAAAGAAAGTCCAAGATCAAGTAAAAGCTCCAAAGGTTGAAGAAGTTCAAGCTAAAGTAACAAACTTGGAAGATGATTTAAAGGCTTCTCAAAAAGAAGTTGCTCAATTAAAGGCTAAGATTAACCAAGCAAAAGCAGGTGATATCTTTAATAAGGTGAGAGAAGTTAAAGATTTGAGTATCATTGCTGAGATTGTTGATGTTGAAGGCATGGGTGATTTAAGAAACCTAGCCGATAATTGGAAGAGTTCAAATAAGTCAGATATTTTAGTTTTAGCAGCTGATGTAAATGGAAAAGCTAATATGGTAATTAGCTTAGATGATAAAGCATTGAAGGCTGGTCTAAAAGCAGGAGATTTGATTAAAGCAGCTGCTCCATTATTTGGTGGTGGCGGTGGTGGTCGCCCTAATATGGCTCAAGCAGGTGGAAAGAATCCAGCTGGGTTAAAAGATGCTATCGAAAAAGTGATTAGTGAAGTTGAAAGTAAACAAAATTAA
- a CDS encoding IreB family regulatory phosphoprotein yields MSSLDKTMHFDFSQNKGKNIYDTLQDVYGALEEKGYSPINQIVGYLLSGDPAYIPRHNDARNLILKHERDEIIEELVKSYLRKDK; encoded by the coding sequence ATGAGCTCGCTTGATAAGACAATGCATTTTGACTTTAGTCAAAATAAAGGCAAGAACATTTATGATACTTTGCAAGATGTTTATGGTGCTTTGGAAGAGAAGGGATATAGTCCTATCAACCAAATTGTAGGATATTTACTTTCCGGCGATCCGGCATATATTCCTCGTCATAATGATGCACGTAATTTAATTTTGAAGCATGAACGTGATGAAATTATTGAAGAATTAGTGAAAAGCTATCTAAGGAAAGATAAGTAA
- the ruvX gene encoding Holliday junction resolvase RuvX, whose product MRLLGLDIGSKTVGVAVSDPLGITAQEVETIPIDETKFNFGMRSIRKLVRKYEVDGFVLGLPKNMDGSAGKSVERSQAYGKRLKEKFDLPIHYVDERLTTVQAKRILIEEAGMHDRIDQKKIVDQMAAVIILQTYLEKIRKD is encoded by the coding sequence ATGCGTTTGCTAGGACTTGATATTGGGAGTAAAACGGTAGGAGTTGCTGTAAGTGATCCCTTAGGAATAACTGCCCAAGAAGTAGAAACTATTCCAATTGATGAAACTAAATTTAATTTTGGAATGCGTTCTATAAGAAAACTAGTTAGAAAATATGAAGTAGATGGTTTTGTATTAGGGTTGCCAAAAAATATGGATGGTTCAGCTGGAAAATCTGTTGAACGCAGTCAGGCATATGGAAAGCGTCTGAAAGAAAAATTTGATTTACCGATTCACTATGTTGACGAAAGATTAACGACAGTGCAGGCAAAAAGAATTTTAATTGAAGAAGCAGGGATGCATGACAGAATTGATCAAAAAAAGATTGTTGATCAAATGGCAGCCGTAATAATTTTACAAACATATTTAGAAAAGATTAGAAAGGATTAA
- a CDS encoding DUF1292 domain-containing protein, translated as MSEKMSADQSDRQITLIDENGNEELFDILFTFTSDDYGKSYVLLYPDAVGEDEDVEVQAFSYDADEDGEVSSSDLHEIVDDDEWNMVQGVLNTFLSDDRLSGE; from the coding sequence ATGAGCGAAAAGATGAGTGCTGATCAAAGCGATCGTCAAATTACCTTAATTGATGAAAATGGTAATGAAGAATTATTTGATATTCTTTTTACCTTCACTTCAGATGATTATGGAAAATCTTACGTACTTTTATATCCAGATGCAGTCGGTGAAGACGAAGATGTAGAAGTGCAAGCATTTAGCTATGATGCAGATGAAGATGGAGAAGTAAGTAGTTCAGATTTACATGAAATTGTAGATGATGACGAATGGAATATGGTTCAAGGTGTCTTGAATACCTTTTTGTCAGATGATCGCTTAAGCGGTGAGTAA
- a CDS encoding CvpA family protein: protein MFSFFLLLIFIYCCYVGYRRGLIYEGVMAAGYLISFILACLLYRPFSNFLTMWVPYPSANDNSTFAFFDKTTGLTLDKSFYASLAFIIILLVFYAIWRLIMISFKKLEYIDITPAINTWGSILIALVLTLSTVCVLLFILATIPGEGLQKMLQHSLLVNSILRYTPGLSSLYTHLFITAL from the coding sequence ATGTTTTCTTTTTTCTTATTATTAATTTTCATTTACTGTTGCTATGTTGGTTATCGGCGTGGACTTATTTATGAAGGTGTGATGGCAGCAGGCTATTTAATCAGTTTTATACTTGCGTGTCTGCTATATCGGCCTTTTAGCAATTTTTTAACAATGTGGGTCCCATATCCTTCAGCGAATGATAATAGTACTTTTGCTTTTTTTGATAAAACCACAGGGTTAACCTTAGATAAATCATTTTACGCTTCATTGGCATTTATAATTATTTTATTAGTTTTTTATGCTATTTGGCGTTTGATAATGATAAGTTTTAAAAAGTTAGAATACATCGATATTACCCCTGCGATTAATACATGGGGAAGTATATTAATAGCGTTGGTTTTGACTTTAAGTACAGTATGTGTGTTACTTTTTATTTTGGCAACTATTCCGGGAGAAGGATTGCAAAAAATGCTCCAACATTCTTTGTTGGTAAATAGTATTTTGCGTTATACTCCAGGGTTATCAAGTTTGTACACACATTTATTTATTACAGCACTATAA
- a CDS encoding endonuclease MutS2, with translation MNPKIIDKLEYRIITEKLSNFAITKPAKKKVRELLPSSDFNEVKQALDQTEVLANILRVKGPLPLVDFEDVVPSVKRLKIKAELNGKELGNIFLVLSLAKDIQKFAEDVAEREIDVEPISILLDQLEVVPDLFNKLANTIEFDGSVLDSASPKLQTIRRALHTNEAEIKKQMEGYVKGSSNQYLSENIITIRDGRYVIPVKQEYKNKFGGVVHDQSASGQTLFIEPKSVLSLNNQQQNLVAQEHQEVRRILKEVSELAALYQNEILQNATSLTELDFLSAKSKLAKAMKATHPHLSKDNQVNLLKARHPLISEEKVVPNDISLGTEFDTMLITGPNTGGKTISLKTIGLLQLMAQSGLFITAQEGSQVGVFREIFADIGDEQSIEQSLSTFSSHMDQIIKIMNLVNGRDLVLLDELGAGTDPEEGASLAIAILDYLQSKDPKIMVTTHYPELKLYGYNRFRTTNASMEFDVKTLSPTYKLRIGIPGQSNAFAIVRQLGMPQEVVVSAQGLVKDENSDLNKMIKRLTEQTKEAETLREKMQHNLVQSEKLKRKLQDGLDWYNQQVEKQLKLAQEKNEEMLAKKREKANKIIANLEEQQRAGGVVRTNKVIEAKGELNALERENNNLARNKVLQREKRRHNVSVGDSVKVISYGQMGTVTKKLGEHDYEVQIGILKVKVSDRDIEKTTVKKEKTKKVSVRTTRPMRSGNVRSELDLRGQRYEEALTNLDRYLDSSLLAGLGTVTIIHGIGTGAIRNGVQQYLKRNKHVKDFSYAPANEGGTGATIVHFK, from the coding sequence ATGAATCCAAAAATTATTGATAAATTAGAATATAGAATAATTACAGAAAAATTAAGTAACTTTGCCATAACTAAACCAGCAAAAAAGAAGGTTAGAGAACTATTACCAAGTAGTGACTTTAATGAGGTTAAGCAAGCTTTAGATCAAACAGAAGTATTAGCAAATATTCTTCGAGTAAAAGGTCCGTTGCCTTTAGTGGACTTTGAAGATGTAGTTCCAAGTGTGAAAAGACTAAAAATTAAGGCAGAATTAAACGGTAAGGAATTGGGGAATATCTTTTTAGTACTTTCACTAGCAAAAGATATCCAAAAATTTGCTGAAGATGTAGCTGAAAGAGAAATTGATGTTGAGCCAATTTCTATCTTATTAGATCAGTTAGAAGTAGTTCCTGATCTATTTAATAAATTAGCGAATACCATTGAATTCGATGGCTCAGTTTTAGATTCTGCTTCGCCAAAATTACAGACAATCAGACGAGCTTTACATACAAATGAAGCTGAAATTAAGAAGCAAATGGAAGGGTATGTAAAAGGGTCAAGTAATCAGTATCTTTCAGAGAATATTATTACAATTCGTGATGGTCGCTATGTAATTCCTGTTAAGCAAGAGTACAAGAACAAATTTGGTGGCGTAGTTCATGATCAAAGTGCTAGTGGCCAAACTTTATTTATAGAGCCAAAATCGGTGTTGAGCTTAAATAACCAGCAACAAAATTTAGTAGCTCAAGAGCATCAAGAGGTTAGAAGAATTTTAAAGGAAGTATCTGAATTAGCAGCTCTTTATCAAAATGAAATTTTACAAAATGCTACTTCATTAACGGAATTAGATTTCTTAAGTGCAAAAAGTAAACTGGCTAAAGCTATGAAAGCTACCCATCCTCACTTAAGTAAAGACAATCAAGTTAATTTACTAAAAGCACGTCATCCGCTAATTAGTGAGGAAAAAGTTGTACCTAATGATATTAGTTTAGGAACAGAATTTGATACCATGTTGATTACTGGGCCTAACACGGGTGGTAAGACCATTAGTTTAAAAACAATTGGATTATTACAACTGATGGCGCAGTCTGGACTCTTTATTACAGCTCAAGAGGGAAGCCAAGTAGGAGTATTTAGAGAAATTTTTGCAGATATTGGTGATGAACAATCAATTGAACAATCTTTGAGTACTTTTTCATCCCATATGGACCAAATTATTAAAATTATGAACTTGGTTAATGGGAGAGACTTAGTTTTGTTGGACGAATTGGGAGCAGGAACAGATCCGGAAGAAGGAGCAAGTTTAGCAATTGCAATTTTGGATTATTTACAAAGCAAAGATCCGAAAATTATGGTAACTACCCACTACCCTGAATTAAAATTATATGGCTACAATCGCTTTCGGACCACTAATGCATCCATGGAATTTGATGTAAAGACTTTGAGTCCAACTTATAAATTAAGAATTGGAATTCCAGGACAGAGTAATGCTTTTGCAATTGTAAGGCAGCTAGGGATGCCACAAGAGGTCGTAGTCAGTGCGCAAGGGTTAGTTAAAGATGAAAATAGTGATCTCAATAAAATGATCAAACGACTAACTGAACAGACTAAAGAAGCAGAAACTTTGCGTGAAAAGATGCAACATAATCTTGTTCAAAGTGAAAAATTAAAAAGAAAACTTCAAGATGGTCTAGATTGGTATAACCAGCAAGTTGAAAAGCAATTAAAATTAGCTCAAGAAAAAAATGAAGAAATGTTAGCTAAAAAACGTGAAAAAGCGAATAAGATAATTGCTAATTTGGAAGAGCAACAGCGCGCTGGTGGGGTAGTAAGAACGAATAAGGTGATTGAAGCTAAAGGAGAATTAAACGCCTTAGAACGTGAAAATAATAATTTAGCCCGTAATAAAGTCTTACAAAGAGAAAAGCGAAGACATAATGTCAGTGTAGGCGATTCAGTTAAGGTGATTTCTTATGGACAAATGGGGACAGTAACCAAGAAACTGGGTGAGCATGATTATGAAGTTCAAATTGGGATTTTAAAGGTTAAAGTTTCAGATCGTGACATTGAAAAAACTACAGTTAAAAAAGAGAAAACAAAGAAAGTTTCTGTGCGTACAACTCGACCAATGCGTTCAGGAAATGTAAGAAGTGAGCTAGACTTAAGAGGTCAGCGTTATGAAGAAGCATTAACAAATTTGGATCGCTATCTTGATTCTTCTTTACTCGCAGGCTTAGGGACAGTGACGATTATCCATGGAATTGGAACTGGAGCAATTAGAAATGGTGTGCAGCAGTATCTGAAACGTAACAAACATGTCAAGGACTTCAGCTATGCGCCCGCAAATGAAGGTGGAACTGGAGCAACAATTGTACATTTTAAATAA
- the trxA gene encoding thioredoxin, which translates to MIENVTDQNFEKETSEGVTLTDFWATWCGPCRMQSPVVEQLAEEMDDVKFTKMDVDENQETAKDLGIMAIPTLLIKKDGKIVDRLTGFTPKDRLEQILEQYTD; encoded by the coding sequence ATGATTGAAAATGTTACTGATCAAAATTTTGAAAAAGAAACAAGCGAAGGTGTAACTTTAACTGACTTTTGGGCAACTTGGTGTGGACCATGTAGAATGCAATCACCTGTAGTTGAACAATTAGCAGAAGAAATGGATGATGTTAAATTCACTAAGATGGATGTTGACGAAAACCAAGAAACTGCTAAAGATCTCGGCATTATGGCAATTCCAACTCTTTTAATTAAAAAAGATGGTAAAATTGTAGATCGTTTAACTGGTTTTACTCCAAAAGACAGATTAGAACAAATTTTGGAACAATACACCGATTAA
- a CDS encoding YslB family protein — protein MTESQEHIYFLNSLYRDFLFPTILGEDTTDILYWAGKRISRQYALSNFEDLQDFFKMANFGELTIEKKKSNTIVLSLKGQSVADRLDSDSTEFSLECGIISECLQKETGKVTEAAATIHPKDHSVTITTQSEK, from the coding sequence ATGACAGAATCACAAGAACATATTTATTTTTTAAACTCATTGTATCGCGATTTTCTCTTTCCAACAATTCTGGGAGAAGATACAACCGACATTTTATATTGGGCAGGTAAACGAATCAGTCGCCAATACGCCCTTTCAAATTTTGAAGATTTACAAGACTTCTTCAAAATGGCAAACTTTGGTGAACTCACTATTGAAAAAAAGAAATCCAATACCATTGTGCTTTCACTTAAGGGCCAATCTGTAGCTGATCGTTTAGATAGTGATAGTACTGAATTTTCTTTAGAATGTGGCATTATTTCAGAATGCCTTCAAAAAGAAACTGGTAAAGTTACTGAGGCAGCCGCTACTATTCATCCAAAAGATCATTCTGTAACTATTACTACTCAGTCTGAGAAATGA